In Bacteriovorax stolpii, a single genomic region encodes these proteins:
- a CDS encoding type IV pilus twitching motility protein PilT, translating into MEGKTQTKANSTRLTQTGTNQGAGNENLKIQQLFKLMVDSGASDLHITSGTSPGLRVHGEVIKVKTSALTGEDTKRLIYQILTEDQKNEFEKKLELDFSFGIKGLARFRANVFNSKGAVAAVFRIIPSIIPDFKSLNLPNVLLKMCDVSNGLILVTGPTGSGKSTTLAALIDYLNQHEAGHIITLEDPVEFVHAHKSCLVNQREIGSDSLSFSNALKSLLRQDPDIVLVGELRDMETIEAALTIAETGHLVFGTLHTNSCVQTINRVINVFPAHQQIQVRTLLSFVLQGVVSQQLIAKSFEKGRVAAMEILVPTAGIRNLIREDKLHQVYSQMQIGQDKTGMVTMNQSLKKHVETGAISVEVAMGYSNAPDELASQLGVKVK; encoded by the coding sequence ATGGAAGGCAAAACACAAACGAAAGCAAATTCAACCAGACTGACACAAACTGGAACCAATCAGGGAGCAGGAAACGAAAACCTGAAAATCCAGCAGCTCTTCAAGCTCATGGTTGACAGTGGTGCATCTGACTTGCACATCACTTCAGGAACTTCGCCAGGACTTCGTGTTCATGGGGAGGTTATTAAAGTCAAAACATCAGCACTAACCGGTGAGGATACAAAAAGATTGATTTATCAGATTCTTACTGAAGATCAAAAAAATGAATTCGAGAAAAAACTCGAACTCGATTTTTCTTTCGGGATTAAAGGACTTGCTCGTTTTCGTGCCAACGTCTTTAACTCAAAAGGTGCAGTAGCAGCGGTTTTTCGTATCATTCCAAGTATTATTCCGGATTTTAAATCACTGAACTTACCAAATGTTCTTTTAAAAATGTGTGACGTAAGTAACGGATTGATTCTGGTGACAGGACCTACGGGGTCTGGTAAGTCGACAACACTTGCTGCACTTATCGATTATCTAAACCAACATGAGGCCGGGCACATTATCACTCTTGAGGATCCGGTCGAATTCGTGCACGCTCACAAATCATGTTTAGTTAACCAGCGTGAGATTGGAAGTGACTCACTTTCATTTAGTAATGCTTTAAAAAGCTTACTTCGCCAGGATCCGGATATCGTTCTGGTAGGAGAGCTTCGTGATATGGAAACAATTGAAGCTGCTTTAACGATCGCGGAAACAGGTCACTTGGTTTTCGGTACTCTTCACACCAACTCGTGTGTTCAGACCATCAACCGCGTAATCAACGTATTCCCGGCCCACCAGCAGATCCAGGTAAGAACACTTCTGTCATTCGTACTTCAGGGAGTTGTCTCTCAGCAGCTGATTGCCAAATCTTTTGAAAAGGGACGTGTGGCCGCGATGGAAATCCTGGTTCCGACTGCGGGGATTAGAAACCTGATTCGTGAGGACAAACTTCACCAAGTTTACTCACAAATGCAAATTGGTCAGGATAAAACCGGAATGGTGACCATGAACCAAAGTTTAAAAAAACACGTTGAAACAGGGGCCATCTCTGTCGAAGTGGCGATGGGATACTCAAATGCCCCGGATGAACTTGCATCACAACTGGGTGTGAAGGTAAAATAA
- a CDS encoding type II secretion system F family protein, translating into MGIYKYEGFDANGKKVLGQVDAASEKEVRKILRAQSVRVKKIIPPTILEFDLGAWMVEKGFGSSVKPKELATFTKQLSIMISAGVPILQALEILYRSEKNPTLKLAVKKIAADVGEGKTIAEAMQAQKPFDKLYCNLVRAGEAGGILDQILKKLSVHMEKQEKTKAQIKSAMMYPSIVVSVGAIVIWGMMVFVVPQFTGMLKETGQEVPWITQFVIDTSNFMGTYTPIMVPGTIIGIVLFLSYIKTPTGKVMWDNFSMRIPLFGSVIIKGNLSSFANTLATLLGAGVALIDALDICIETLDSTVIAQDIREVKKKVIEGKTLTEPLSKIEYFPELVTQMIRVGEQTGQIDQMLARVAEVFEDEVDQLVGSMTKMIEPLIIVVLGGIIATILVAMYLPMFMSAGGAE; encoded by the coding sequence ATGGGAATTTATAAATACGAAGGCTTTGATGCCAACGGAAAAAAAGTTTTAGGTCAGGTAGATGCCGCTTCTGAAAAAGAGGTGAGAAAAATCCTGCGCGCGCAAAGTGTACGCGTGAAAAAAATCATTCCGCCAACGATTCTTGAGTTTGATCTTGGGGCGTGGATGGTTGAGAAGGGGTTTGGTTCATCTGTTAAACCTAAAGAGCTGGCGACTTTTACTAAACAGCTGTCGATCATGATTAGTGCGGGTGTCCCTATTCTTCAAGCGCTAGAGATTTTATATCGTTCGGAAAAAAATCCAACTCTGAAACTTGCAGTTAAAAAGATTGCTGCAGATGTTGGGGAAGGTAAAACGATTGCAGAAGCAATGCAAGCACAAAAACCTTTTGATAAATTGTATTGCAATCTGGTTCGCGCTGGTGAAGCCGGGGGGATTTTAGATCAAATTTTAAAAAAGCTCTCAGTCCATATGGAGAAACAGGAGAAGACCAAAGCTCAAATTAAGTCGGCAATGATGTATCCGTCTATTGTCGTGAGTGTCGGTGCCATAGTTATTTGGGGGATGATGGTTTTTGTTGTTCCGCAGTTTACAGGAATGCTAAAAGAAACAGGTCAAGAAGTTCCTTGGATCACTCAGTTTGTTATTGATACATCAAATTTTATGGGAACATACACACCTATTATGGTTCCTGGAACTATTATTGGAATTGTATTATTTCTTTCTTATATTAAAACCCCCACTGGAAAAGTAATGTGGGATAACTTTAGCATGCGCATTCCCTTGTTTGGATCAGTTATTATTAAAGGAAATTTAAGTTCGTTTGCTAACACTCTCGCAACGCTTTTAGGTGCAGGGGTTGCGCTGATTGATGCTTTGGATATTTGCATCGAGACCCTTGATAGTACAGTTATTGCTCAAGATATTCGCGAAGTAAAAAAGAAGGTTATCGAAGGTAAGACATTGACTGAGCCTCTGAGTAAGATTGAATATTTTCCTGAGCTCGTTACTCAGATGATACGTGTAGGTGAACAAACAGGTCAGATTGATCAGATGCTTGCTCGAGTTGCAGAGGTCTTCGAAGATGAGGTAGACCAACTAGTTGGGAGCATGACTAAAATGATTGAACCCCTTATTATCGTTGTCTTGGGGGGGATCATTGCGACCATTTTAGTTGCCATGTATCTACCTATGTTTATGTCCGCAGGGGGAGCAGAGTAG
- a CDS encoding type IV pilin protein gives MKKILRNPSGFTLVELMVVVAIIGILSAIAVPNFKKYQAKSKQSEAKIQLAAVYSTEVGSQADYDTFGTCIGDLGYETPPKGYYIVGFSASDATSLAQINARAGSAICTATGSKFAVDPGNKLTASGVATAASDLTGTSVSTTAFTAAAAANISGTGTSPYKDLWRINEAKSLTNNTIGY, from the coding sequence ATGAAGAAGATTCTGAGGAATCCGTCCGGATTTACGCTAGTAGAGCTCATGGTAGTAGTTGCGATTATCGGTATTTTATCTGCGATCGCTGTACCAAACTTTAAGAAGTACCAAGCAAAGTCAAAACAATCAGAAGCTAAAATTCAGTTAGCAGCCGTTTATTCAACAGAAGTAGGTTCTCAGGCCGACTACGATACATTCGGAACTTGTATCGGGGATCTTGGTTATGAAACTCCTCCAAAGGGATATTATATCGTAGGGTTCTCTGCAAGTGATGCGACTTCTCTTGCGCAGATCAATGCCCGTGCCGGTTCAGCAATCTGTACAGCTACAGGTAGTAAGTTTGCCGTTGACCCAGGTAACAAGTTAACAGCATCGGGTGTAGCAACAGCAGCTTCTGATTTAACGGGTACATCTGTTTCGACAACAGCTTTCACAGCAGCAGCAGCAGCAAACATTTCAGGTACAGGTACTTCTCCATATAAAGACCTTTGGAGAATTAACGAAGCAAAGTCTTTAACAAACAATACAATCGGTTACTAA
- a CDS encoding tetratricopeptide repeat protein → MKLSKHLNTPLLIGLMLLSLSGAYYVSQKSEKPTLFISKQESGFNVDDSFFKYFNLGQKRLMSSIIWIMTILESDNDHYKNEDLNSWMFHRFNTISNLEPLFYENYAFGGPYLSIIKDDLKGATYIYNKGLSKFPDDFYLLKNAAFHFHFEVEDYQRSREIHQHLLHHKNINPILYSSLARIESELGNKEAAFTILLSNYNDLKKRNQTALADKTKEHLYAIRAEIDLECLNGKTTSNIKCNTHDLNGAPYIKDSLGRFKASKAWTPFKIKKHQHSK, encoded by the coding sequence ATGAAATTAAGTAAACATCTAAACACCCCACTCTTAATAGGGCTTATGCTCTTAAGCCTTAGTGGTGCCTACTATGTTTCTCAAAAGTCTGAAAAGCCTACTTTGTTTATTAGCAAACAAGAAAGCGGGTTTAATGTTGATGATTCATTTTTTAAATATTTTAATTTAGGACAAAAGCGTTTAATGTCATCAATCATTTGGATTATGACAATTCTGGAAAGCGATAACGATCATTATAAAAATGAGGATTTGAATTCCTGGATGTTTCATCGTTTTAACACCATTAGCAATTTAGAACCTTTATTTTATGAGAATTACGCTTTTGGTGGCCCTTATCTTTCTATTATTAAAGATGACTTAAAGGGCGCCACTTATATTTACAACAAAGGATTAAGTAAATTTCCAGATGATTTCTATCTCTTAAAGAATGCTGCTTTCCATTTTCACTTTGAAGTTGAAGACTATCAAAGATCGCGAGAGATTCATCAACATCTCTTGCATCATAAAAATATTAATCCTATTCTTTATTCGAGCCTGGCAAGAATTGAATCAGAACTTGGAAATAAAGAAGCCGCTTTCACGATTCTTCTGAGCAACTATAATGACCTTAAAAAAAGAAATCAAACAGCTCTTGCTGATAAGACGAAAGAACATTTATATGCTATCAGAGCTGAAATAGACCTAGAATGCTTAAATGGAAAAACCACTTCTAATATAAAATGTAATACACATGATCTGAACGGAGCCCCTTACATAAAAGATTCTCTAGGTCGCTTTAAAGCTTCTAAAGCTTGGACTCCTTTTAAGATTAAAAAACACCAACACTCAAAATAA
- a CDS encoding ABC transporter ATP-binding protein, translated as MIEFVNITKKFQNHFWEKPFLAVDNVSFSISKGDLVGFLGANGAGKTTLIKILMDFSRPTSGIVKFDQSFGNESIQIRSKIGYLPERAYLYQHLTGREFLNYVGSLNDISRKELRNLIEKWAEKIQIQHALDRQVRGYSKGMQQRLGFISALIHNPSFLVLDEPLSGLDPVGRKEFKQILKELNEEGVTIFFSSHIVSDVEEICNKVVFIEKGKLIYTGGVDQLIHQNSKDGYSLKYYEDDQVKTLNFSEKEKFNVMKDLLKRDVNIIALDKEKMSLEEIIYRIKK; from the coding sequence ATGATTGAATTCGTTAATATAACTAAAAAATTTCAGAACCATTTTTGGGAAAAGCCTTTTTTAGCAGTTGATAATGTTTCATTCAGTATTTCTAAAGGAGACTTAGTAGGCTTTCTTGGTGCTAATGGGGCAGGGAAGACAACTTTGATTAAGATTCTGATGGACTTCAGTCGTCCTACAAGCGGAATAGTCAAGTTTGATCAATCTTTTGGAAATGAATCTATACAGATTAGATCTAAAATCGGCTATCTTCCGGAAAGGGCTTACTTGTACCAACACCTAACAGGTAGAGAGTTTCTTAATTATGTTGGAAGCCTAAATGATATATCTCGTAAGGAATTAAGAAATCTTATTGAGAAGTGGGCAGAAAAAATTCAAATTCAACATGCATTAGATCGTCAAGTTAGGGGGTATTCAAAAGGAATGCAGCAACGCTTGGGTTTTATAAGTGCACTAATTCATAATCCATCATTTTTAGTTTTAGATGAGCCGCTTTCAGGACTTGACCCAGTAGGGAGAAAAGAATTTAAGCAAATACTTAAAGAGTTAAATGAAGAGGGGGTAACCATCTTTTTCAGCAGTCACATTGTTTCAGATGTTGAAGAGATCTGTAATAAGGTAGTTTTTATTGAAAAGGGAAAGTTGATTTACACTGGTGGTGTTGATCAATTAATTCATCAAAACAGTAAGGATGGTTATAGTTTAAAGTATTACGAAGATGACCAGGTTAAAACATTAAATTTTTCAGAAAAAGAAAAATTTAATGTTATGAAAGATTTATTAAAAAGGGATGTAAATATCATAGCGCTTGATAAAGAAAAAATGTCTCTTGAAGAAATTATCTACAGAATTAAAAAATGA
- a CDS encoding ABC transporter permease has protein sequence MKNILTVTRFTFIEVYRSKLMLSLVFLAVGLLLATYVASEFAYGAPAKVALDVGLGIMSISNLVIAIFIGANLLSKEIEQRTLYMIISRPISRTSFLLGKILGLSSVLLINSIVLGGLSCILYLSFGGGSYQPLFGWTLYFSFLEAFTVLVFAVLFSLITNSTLSVIYTLCVFVVGHAINETSKLFFVKVFPVFGYAIQACFIFLPNFYRLNLKEFLLYKQSIEVTYLINTQLYIALYLVALITLVVLIFKKRNLD, from the coding sequence ATGAAAAATATATTAACTGTAACACGATTTACCTTCATTGAGGTTTATAGAAGTAAACTGATGTTGAGTTTAGTTTTCTTGGCCGTTGGATTACTTCTTGCTACTTATGTTGCCTCTGAGTTTGCTTACGGTGCCCCCGCCAAGGTTGCTCTCGATGTCGGTTTAGGAATTATGTCGATTTCGAACTTGGTGATAGCTATTTTTATTGGGGCTAATTTATTAAGCAAAGAAATTGAACAACGTACCCTTTACATGATTATCTCGAGACCTATTTCAAGGACATCATTTTTACTAGGGAAAATTTTAGGTCTTTCATCTGTTTTATTAATTAATTCCATTGTGCTTGGTGGGTTGAGTTGCATTCTATATCTGAGTTTTGGCGGGGGAAGTTATCAACCCCTTTTTGGATGGACTCTCTATTTTTCATTTTTAGAGGCTTTTACTGTGCTGGTTTTTGCAGTTTTGTTTTCTTTGATAACAAACTCTACGCTGTCAGTAATTTATACTTTATGTGTTTTTGTTGTCGGTCATGCTATTAATGAAACATCAAAGCTGTTTTTTGTTAAAGTTTTCCCTGTTTTTGGATATGCAATTCAAGCTTGTTTTATTTTTTTGCCAAATTTTTACAGACTGAATTTAAAAGAGTTTTTACTTTATAAGCAATCCATCGAAGTTACTTACCTAATTAATACTCAGCTTTACATAGCTCTTTACCTTGTCGCTTTAATAACATTAGTCGTGCTGATCTTTAAAAAACGGAATTTAGATTGA
- a CDS encoding prepilin peptidase — MSLESLLSLFALLFGLIVGSFLNALIYRLPREINIAYPRSSCTSCKKIIPWYENIPVFSYIFLRGKCSECGAKISWSYPAVELACGLFALFIAPSSLNNNELLSFFFYFSVFCCFVVHFIVDLKHQILPDSVNLYLACLFLVYGFFTTPWTHWLIGAALGFGFPLIVSWVFYQLKGQVGLGGGISSSTVHLDYILVL; from the coding sequence TTGAGTCTGGAATCATTGTTAAGTTTATTTGCTTTGCTATTTGGATTAATAGTTGGAAGTTTTCTGAATGCGTTGATTTATCGACTGCCTCGTGAAATCAATATTGCCTATCCGAGATCATCTTGCACAAGCTGTAAAAAAATTATTCCTTGGTATGAGAATATACCTGTCTTTAGTTATATTTTTTTACGCGGAAAATGTTCTGAGTGTGGGGCCAAAATTTCATGGAGTTATCCAGCGGTGGAACTTGCATGTGGTCTTTTTGCACTTTTTATTGCTCCATCTAGCTTAAATAATAATGAACTTCTTAGCTTCTTCTTCTATTTTAGTGTGTTTTGTTGTTTTGTGGTTCATTTCATAGTTGACCTTAAACATCAGATTTTACCAGACAGTGTTAATCTCTATCTTGCTTGCCTTTTTTTAGTTTATGGATTTTTTACTACACCATGGACACATTGGTTGATAGGTGCTGCTTTAGGGTTTGGATTTCCTTTGATTGTTAGTTGGGTTTTTTACCAATTAAAGGGGCAGGTCGGACTTGGGGGGGGGATATCAAGCTCTACGGTGCACTTGGATTATATCTTGGTCCTATAG
- the pilM gene encoding type IV pilus assembly protein PilM produces the protein MDPKNIVENIREKISEMFYVGPKGVIGIDIGLSAVKFAEVLHVSDGNYKINRYASVDLPEGTIIEDEIQKEDEILKALQKGIKELSSSNKFACIGLSGPNTLIKRLQLAGGSNEEIEDQVNWETEQYLPFPIDEGNIAFSVVGENQGGGVDVIIGAVKKSVLMSFKDIVERTQLKVKIADLNAAATINVFEAVMGDEVKVKGKTWILMDLGAQKTHFMIYKNGILVFFKEINIGGLTITEEIQRQMGVNYSEAESLKIHGDGNGNIPEEIVDLINQVLDTFFTELKKTIDFWVNSTSEESFDGCILTGGSALIPGLPEALQELFETEVQILNPFSTMSYNQSNISEDMINDIAFKGVCAIGLAMRSLPK, from the coding sequence TTGGATCCAAAGAATATTGTCGAAAATATTAGAGAGAAAATTAGCGAGATGTTTTATGTCGGTCCGAAAGGCGTTATCGGCATAGATATTGGACTAAGTGCAGTTAAGTTTGCTGAGGTTCTCCATGTTTCCGATGGAAACTATAAAATCAATAGATATGCGTCAGTTGATCTTCCAGAAGGAACGATCATTGAAGACGAAATTCAAAAAGAAGATGAGATCTTAAAAGCCTTGCAAAAAGGTATTAAAGAATTGAGCTCAAGCAATAAGTTTGCATGCATTGGTCTTTCTGGTCCCAATACGCTTATTAAAAGATTACAGCTAGCTGGTGGTTCGAACGAAGAAATTGAAGATCAGGTAAATTGGGAAACCGAACAGTACCTACCTTTCCCGATTGATGAAGGAAATATCGCTTTCAGTGTTGTTGGGGAAAACCAGGGGGGGGGCGTTGATGTTATTATTGGAGCTGTTAAAAAATCAGTTTTAATGTCATTTAAAGATATAGTTGAACGCACTCAACTTAAGGTAAAAATTGCAGACTTAAATGCCGCTGCCACAATCAATGTGTTTGAAGCAGTGATGGGTGATGAAGTTAAGGTTAAAGGTAAAACTTGGATTTTGATGGATTTGGGAGCACAAAAAACCCATTTCATGATTTATAAGAATGGAATTCTTGTTTTCTTCAAAGAAATCAATATCGGTGGATTAACGATTACTGAAGAAATTCAAAGACAAATGGGTGTTAATTACAGCGAAGCAGAAAGCTTAAAAATTCATGGTGATGGAAATGGAAACATTCCAGAAGAGATTGTAGATCTTATCAACCAAGTTTTAGATACATTTTTCACTGAATTAAAAAAGACTATCGATTTTTGGGTTAACTCAACGTCTGAAGAAAGTTTTGATGGATGTATTTTGACAGGCGGAAGCGCGTTGATTCCAGGACTTCCTGAAGCTTTACAAGAACTGTTTGAAACAGAAGTTCAGATCCTAAATCCTTTTTCTACAATGAGTTATAATCAAAGTAATATTTCGGAAGATATGATCAACGATATTGCATTCAAGGGAGTGTGTGCAATTGGGTTGGCCATGAGGAGCTTACCGAAATGA
- a CDS encoding PilN domain-containing protein, with translation MIELNLLEKKQPLVLPTVLGIDLNNLNLKMLGVALVVYYMPGFIGSSMFDEKINVVKSTLDQVTEQNTKLLKSIAKDNDIKLQVEAYKDQVKKLQLRSVQVDEILKTRTNPKKILEKIARSIPEDVWFDNMTINDKNEISIKGGAYAPRAIGEFITSINDSPYFGGSIIPSMQENKRETLDGITTSYESFELKGKIINYDMRSR, from the coding sequence ATGATTGAGTTAAACTTACTCGAGAAGAAGCAGCCTCTTGTTCTTCCTACAGTGCTTGGGATTGACTTAAATAATCTCAATTTAAAAATGCTTGGGGTTGCGCTGGTTGTTTATTATATGCCAGGTTTCATTGGTTCATCGATGTTTGACGAGAAGATTAATGTAGTTAAGAGTACCTTAGATCAGGTCACAGAACAAAACACTAAGCTCTTGAAGTCGATTGCAAAGGATAACGATATTAAGCTTCAAGTGGAAGCTTATAAAGATCAGGTTAAAAAGCTTCAATTAAGATCAGTTCAGGTAGATGAAATTTTAAAGACTAGAACAAATCCAAAGAAAATCTTAGAGAAAATTGCCAGAAGTATTCCTGAAGATGTTTGGTTTGACAATATGACCATTAATGATAAGAACGAGATTTCAATCAAGGGGGGCGCATATGCCCCAAGAGCAATTGGAGAATTCATTACATCAATTAATGACTCGCCTTATTTTGGTGGAAGTATTATTCCTTCAATGCAAGAAAATAAACGTGAGACGCTTGATGGTATCACTACCAGCTACGAATCTTTTGAATTAAAAGGAAAGATCATTAATTACGACATGAGGTCTAGATAA
- the pilO gene encoding type 4a pilus biogenesis protein PilO: protein MEKILKNLHWFIIAYALFEFYTIYEAKNEELLGLDSQVEVQRNMLVKNKKTEREIKNYYSNIKEEKDKIEKVAIEIEKMQQLLPSDISDNENVHLLRTMADDVNIKDISIAPEQEIDRGFFIARRYRIKAKATFLQFLIMLEKIGENKRILNVGEASFRKVDEPQRGKFQLIAGEFLIEAYRYNSNFKEDRGIAEIEKKFQEQHSAPPKPRAPKED from the coding sequence ATGGAAAAAATATTAAAAAATTTACATTGGTTTATTATAGCTTACGCTCTTTTTGAGTTTTATACGATTTATGAAGCAAAAAATGAAGAACTTCTTGGTCTTGATTCGCAAGTAGAAGTTCAAAGGAACATGCTTGTTAAGAACAAGAAAACGGAAAGGGAAATTAAAAACTACTATTCAAATATTAAAGAAGAAAAAGATAAGATTGAAAAAGTAGCAATTGAAATTGAGAAAATGCAACAGCTTCTACCTTCTGATATCTCAGATAATGAAAATGTGCATTTATTAAGAACCATGGCGGATGATGTAAATATTAAAGATATTAGTATCGCCCCGGAGCAAGAGATTGACCGCGGATTCTTTATAGCCCGCAGATATAGAATTAAAGCGAAAGCAACATTCCTTCAATTTTTAATCATGTTGGAAAAGATCGGAGAAAATAAACGAATTCTGAACGTTGGAGAAGCATCTTTTAGAAAGGTGGATGAACCACAGCGTGGAAAGTTTCAATTGATTGCCGGAGAGTTTTTAATCGAAGCCTATCGATACAATTCTAATTTTAAAGAAGACCGCGGTATTGCTGAAATTGAAAAAAAATTCCAGGAACAGCATAGTGCGCCTCCGAAGCCTAGAGCGCCAAAAGAGGATTAA
- a CDS encoding pilus assembly protein PilP encodes MKLIVIMISLLTLNSHAQESSGQYSLFKSKTYVKNPLDLRDPFKRRINKKKTNQATKRERMNGIYTNYTNSLDNRSIESLHVIGVVIGAERRAMVKVSDEKGSADSNIIYVKEGMKIGENGAEVKAILPGGIVLVEKIRNVYDQDEYLETVIPVSND; translated from the coding sequence ATGAAACTCATTGTTATAATGATCTCGCTTTTAACATTAAATTCACACGCTCAGGAGAGTTCGGGGCAGTATAGTCTCTTTAAAAGTAAGACGTATGTAAAAAATCCTTTGGATCTGAGAGATCCTTTTAAAAGAAGGATTAATAAAAAGAAAACGAATCAGGCAACAAAAAGAGAACGCATGAACGGGATCTATACAAACTATACAAACTCACTCGACAATCGCAGTATTGAAAGTCTCCACGTTATCGGTGTTGTTATTGGAGCCGAAAGACGTGCAATGGTAAAAGTTTCTGATGAGAAGGGCTCAGCTGACTCTAACATTATTTATGTTAAAGAAGGAATGAAAATTGGGGAGAATGGTGCAGAAGTTAAGGCGATCCTCCCTGGTGGAATTGTTTTAGTTGAAAAAATTCGCAACGTTTATGATCAAGATGAATACCTAGAAACAGTTATTCCTGTATCAAACGATTAA
- the pilQ gene encoding type IV pilus secretin PilQ produces the protein MKKGFFLSVLFYLFFLLPARVSASEMKAINFTQKGEISELEFIFDNNDVQASKFQVKEDKQIIVDLTDVAATDRVMRAFDTSEFSGGVVFVKAYKKPKADKDIRVAVQLRDNVRSTLVRKPNKVILQIENRYGVFSQKKAEEGQSYKEKIANISKDEATRLNIPKSDSIEDILDNLTMSGRKKYIGKKITMNLKNVKPEEIVRIIAETSGFNIILTEDAKALPPISLSLVDIPWDQALDTVLEMSKLVAKKNGMILIVNTLENAIKEQEELKKAKIATLEQEPLLTKVFPISFANIDDLQKILAEYSTDKRGKISKDSRTNSLIVKDTSDVIEKVKKIVELLDTQTPQVLIESKIVEVSERYTKEIGLDQGLTFGYDPLGVGGSSGNNGSFSFSTAPAAGRNIFGLSIGKFNRLIDLNFRLNLMESEAKAKIISSPKVITKNNVKAEIVQDENSYYQVQTLAENGRTTNTWTLQNAKLKLEVTPQITNEGAISLEVAMQKDSLEPSSDITTPRNETKRTVKTQVLVDNGATVVVGGIYTYTTDESHSGVPFLKDIPLVGWLFRTKYNPRNEKKELIIFLTPRIINQEEAGLVDRG, from the coding sequence ATGAAAAAAGGATTTTTTCTTAGTGTTTTATTTTATCTATTTTTCCTTCTGCCTGCGCGTGTAAGCGCTAGTGAAATGAAGGCCATTAATTTCACACAAAAAGGTGAGATTAGTGAACTCGAATTTATTTTCGATAATAATGATGTCCAGGCCAGTAAGTTTCAAGTTAAAGAAGACAAACAGATTATTGTTGATTTAACAGATGTAGCGGCAACAGATAGAGTTATGCGTGCCTTTGACACTTCTGAGTTTTCGGGTGGTGTTGTCTTCGTTAAAGCTTACAAAAAACCTAAAGCCGATAAAGATATAAGAGTTGCGGTTCAATTAAGAGACAATGTTCGTTCGACACTTGTTCGCAAGCCAAATAAAGTTATTCTTCAAATTGAAAATCGCTACGGTGTTTTTTCTCAAAAGAAAGCTGAAGAAGGGCAGTCTTATAAAGAAAAAATTGCAAATATCTCTAAAGATGAAGCAACCAGACTTAACATCCCAAAGTCTGATTCTATTGAAGATATTCTTGATAACTTAACTATGTCCGGAAGAAAAAAGTACATTGGTAAAAAAATTACAATGAACTTAAAAAATGTTAAACCGGAAGAAATTGTAAGAATCATTGCAGAAACATCAGGCTTCAATATTATTTTAACTGAAGATGCTAAGGCTTTGCCGCCGATCTCTTTAAGTCTTGTTGATATTCCATGGGACCAAGCGCTTGATACCGTGTTGGAGATGAGTAAGCTTGTTGCCAAAAAAAATGGGATGATTCTTATTGTAAATACTCTTGAAAATGCAATTAAAGAGCAGGAAGAGCTTAAAAAAGCTAAAATTGCAACGCTAGAGCAAGAGCCTTTGCTAACAAAAGTATTTCCAATCAGTTTCGCTAATATTGATGATCTTCAAAAAATTCTAGCAGAGTATTCAACAGATAAGCGTGGGAAAATCTCTAAGGACTCAAGAACAAATTCTTTGATTGTTAAAGATACTTCTGATGTCATTGAAAAAGTAAAAAAAATTGTTGAACTTCTCGATACTCAAACACCACAGGTTTTAATTGAATCAAAGATTGTTGAAGTATCTGAAAGATATACAAAAGAAATTGGTTTAGACCAAGGTCTAACATTTGGTTATGACCCACTAGGAGTGGGGGGATCTTCAGGGAATAACGGATCTTTCTCTTTTAGTACTGCGCCCGCAGCAGGGAGAAATATTTTCGGATTATCAATTGGAAAGTTCAATCGCTTGATTGATTTGAATTTCCGATTGAACTTAATGGAAAGTGAAGCGAAAGCAAAAATTATTTCAAGTCCGAAAGTTATCACAAAAAATAACGTTAAAGCAGAAATTGTTCAGGATGAAAATTCTTACTACCAGGTTCAAACGTTGGCAGAAAATGGAAGAACAACAAATACTTGGACCCTGCAGAATGCAAAGCTAAAACTTGAAGTTACACCTCAAATTACAAACGAAGGTGCGATTTCTCTAGAGGTTGCAATGCAGAAGGATTCTCTTGAGCCGTCGTCTGATATTACAACACCACGTAACGAAACAAAACGGACAGTTAAAACCCAAGTCCTAGTAGACAACGGAGCTACAGTTGTCGTCGGTGGTATCTACACATACACAACTGATGAAAGCCACTCGGGTGTACCTTTCTTAAAAGACATCCCACTAGTCGGCTGGCTTTTTAGAACAAAGTACAATCCAAGAAACGAAAAGAAAGAGTTAATTATCTTCTTAACTCCAAGAATTATTAACCAAGAAGAAGCTGGTTTAGTTGACAGAGGCTAA